The Methanofollis sp. UBA420 genome contains a region encoding:
- a CDS encoding threonine--tRNA ligase, whose translation MRLLLIHSDHIDYKAQKKTSIAEEGAVLSDALDEALVAFCAIESADEEDIDDVVAQAAAEIRKTAGQLQTDRVLIYPYAHLSSDLAAPDVAKKALTAIEEDLKASGDLTVKRAPFGWYKAFTLSCKGHPLSELSRTILPGEGEEGAAKPAKKQVTHTFFVLTPEGKRLDAESCCDDSAFGSLVKKELGKPTAAGGEPIHVDLMRSKELVDYEPASDVGHLRWMPRGRLVRDLLEDYVLGLVLDYGGMPVETPVMYDLGDPAISEHAAKFGERQYRFKSGNRNMMLRFAACFGMFSFMRDMHISPNTLPMKMYELSTYSFRHEQSGEVIGLKRLRAFTMPDMHTLCRDMDNALTCFEEQLRMGWQTGSDLETPLVGAFRCTQEFYDQHEDWIKKIVKESGVPLFIEVLSDRVHYWIAKIDLAAIDGQGRPIENPTVQIDVESSTRFNISYRDVEGTEVHPPILHCSPTGSIERVICAMLENTAYQPVPHLPTWLSPTQVRFIPVAERHVAYAADLCEKFNAAGIRADHDDRDESVNKKIREAGTEWVPYVAVIGDREMDEGKLTVTVRKLSEPKKPHKEEMTADALIAAVKEECTGKPFRPMYTAKKLSIRPRFI comes from the coding sequence CGAGGAGGGGGCAGTTCTCTCCGACGCCCTTGACGAGGCGCTCGTCGCCTTCTGTGCCATCGAATCGGCAGACGAAGAAGATATCGACGACGTCGTCGCCCAGGCGGCCGCCGAGATCAGGAAGACCGCCGGCCAGCTCCAGACCGACCGGGTGCTCATCTACCCGTACGCCCACCTGAGCTCCGACCTTGCGGCCCCGGATGTCGCCAAAAAGGCGCTCACGGCCATCGAAGAGGACCTCAAGGCCTCGGGCGACCTGACCGTAAAGCGCGCTCCCTTCGGCTGGTACAAGGCCTTCACCCTCTCGTGCAAGGGCCACCCCCTCTCCGAACTCTCCAGGACCATCCTGCCGGGAGAAGGGGAAGAGGGTGCAGCAAAGCCTGCGAAGAAGCAGGTCACCCACACGTTCTTCGTCCTCACCCCCGAGGGCAAGCGGCTGGACGCCGAGTCCTGCTGCGACGACTCGGCTTTCGGTTCCCTCGTGAAGAAGGAACTCGGAAAGCCGACGGCTGCCGGCGGCGAGCCGATCCACGTCGACCTCATGCGCTCCAAGGAGCTCGTCGACTACGAACCGGCCTCAGATGTCGGCCACCTCCGCTGGATGCCCCGCGGCAGGCTGGTGCGCGACCTCCTTGAGGACTATGTCCTCGGCCTCGTCCTGGACTACGGCGGCATGCCTGTCGAGACGCCGGTGATGTACGACCTCGGCGACCCCGCGATATCCGAGCACGCGGCAAAGTTCGGCGAGAGGCAGTACCGCTTCAAGAGCGGGAACAGGAACATGATGCTCCGGTTCGCGGCCTGCTTCGGCATGTTCTCGTTCATGCGCGACATGCACATCTCCCCGAACACCCTGCCGATGAAGATGTACGAACTCTCCACGTACTCGTTCAGGCACGAGCAGTCGGGCGAGGTCATCGGGCTGAAGAGGCTCCGGGCCTTCACGATGCCGGACATGCACACCCTCTGCCGGGACATGGACAACGCCCTCACCTGCTTCGAGGAACAGCTCCGCATGGGCTGGCAGACCGGTTCGGACCTGGAGACTCCGCTCGTCGGGGCGTTCAGGTGCACGCAGGAGTTCTACGACCAGCACGAGGACTGGATCAAGAAGATCGTGAAGGAGTCGGGCGTGCCCCTCTTCATCGAGGTGCTCTCCGACCGCGTCCACTACTGGATCGCGAAGATCGACCTCGCCGCCATCGACGGTCAGGGCAGACCGATCGAGAACCCGACCGTCCAGATCGACGTGGAGAGTTCCACCCGGTTCAATATCAGCTACCGCGACGTCGAGGGCACCGAGGTCCACCCGCCGATCCTCCACTGCTCCCCGACGGGCTCGATCGAGCGCGTGATCTGCGCCATGCTCGAGAACACCGCCTACCAGCCTGTGCCGCACCTGCCCACCTGGCTCTCCCCGACGCAGGTCCGCTTCATCCCGGTCGCGGAGAGGCATGTGGCCTATGCCGCCGACCTCTGCGAAAAGTTCAACGCCGCCGGTATCAGGGCCGACCACGACGACCGCGACGAGTCGGTGAACAAGAAGATCCGCGAGGCCGGGACCGAGTGGGTACCCTATGTGGCCGTCATCGGCGACCGCGAGATGGACGAGGGGAAGCTGACCGTGACTGTCAGGAAACTCTCCGAGCCGAAGAAGCCGCACAAGGAAGAGATGACAGCCGACGCTCTCATCGCCGCCGTGAAGGAAGAGTGCACAGGCAAGCCCTTCCGCCCGATGTACACCGCAAAGAAGCTCTCTATCAGGCCGCGGTTCATCTGA
- a CDS encoding fasciclin domain-containing protein, which produces MKSIHWMPLIGIVLLACIFPVQGAPDDGPGFVANQMDITLSLMPAEAEIGMNETTTYDVVGVCNPPGAMNETACIDSYNITVSLDDGMVGEIMEIAFPEDVSMGESGTVPGDSVWVTAQNLTPPAAAAENQTLFTVTVRGDAAGTTGVTLTPDMVVDGQGGTPTVTTVPANLTVTGEAGQTIYETAVADGNFTTLVTALDLTGLNATLDEPGTYTVFAPTDAAFANLPAGVLDSLLNDTGALENVLLYHVAGETYTAADIAGMTELQTLLGENVTVTVDEANGTVMINDAMVTAADIECTNGIVHVIDTVLIPPEPAGLEANFSADVTEGEAPLNVQFTDLSTGDVTVWYWDFGDGAFSTEQNPAHMYNTSGTFNVNLTVSDDTGASDSLEMPDYINVSEAPPVIVPEIFFEPQNASVDVGGTVEYALILNTAPDGLAGYTLNVDSGTEGVAEIVNVSYPDWAMPTNTSALPDTTVEIKAGDMMDNITAGATNVSLANITVLGVMEGQANLSVEVVRMTADGGGPIMPDMMTAAINVTPIATPPTPFPGYENPPTDPNNDGKYEDVNGNGEIEYDDVIALNTNMQWVEENNLVPLFDFNNNGKVDYDDIVMLFDMI; this is translated from the coding sequence ATGAAATCAATACATTGGATGCCTTTGATCGGCATCGTACTGCTCGCCTGCATCTTTCCGGTGCAGGGGGCTCCGGACGACGGTCCGGGATTCGTAGCGAACCAGATGGACATTACTCTCAGCCTCATGCCCGCAGAGGCAGAGATCGGCATGAACGAGACGACGACCTATGACGTGGTGGGGGTCTGCAACCCGCCGGGAGCGATGAACGAGACGGCATGCATCGACAGTTACAACATCACCGTCAGCCTCGACGACGGTATGGTGGGCGAGATCATGGAGATCGCCTTCCCTGAAGATGTAAGCATGGGTGAGAGCGGAACGGTGCCCGGCGACAGCGTCTGGGTAACGGCCCAGAACCTCACTCCGCCGGCTGCCGCCGCTGAGAACCAGACCCTCTTCACGGTGACGGTGCGCGGCGACGCCGCGGGCACGACCGGGGTCACGCTGACGCCCGACATGGTCGTTGACGGGCAGGGCGGCACGCCGACGGTCACCACCGTACCGGCAAACCTGACGGTCACCGGCGAGGCAGGCCAGACCATCTACGAGACCGCGGTCGCCGACGGGAACTTCACGACTCTCGTTACCGCCCTCGACCTCACGGGCCTGAACGCCACGCTCGATGAACCAGGCACGTACACAGTCTTCGCACCGACAGACGCCGCATTTGCGAACCTGCCGGCAGGCGTGCTCGACAGCCTGCTCAACGACACCGGGGCGCTCGAAAACGTCCTCCTTTACCATGTGGCCGGAGAGACGTACACCGCGGCAGATATTGCCGGGATGACCGAACTCCAGACGCTGCTCGGTGAGAACGTCACCGTCACCGTGGACGAGGCGAACGGCACCGTCATGATCAACGACGCCATGGTGACAGCTGCAGACATCGAGTGCACGAACGGCATCGTCCATGTCATCGACACGGTCCTGATCCCGCCCGAACCCGCAGGGCTGGAGGCTAATTTCTCGGCCGACGTGACAGAGGGTGAAGCGCCGCTGAACGTCCAGTTCACCGACCTCTCCACAGGCGACGTGACCGTCTGGTACTGGGACTTCGGTGACGGTGCGTTCTCGACCGAGCAGAACCCTGCTCATATGTATAACACCAGCGGGACCTTCAACGTCAACCTGACCGTGTCCGACGACACCGGCGCCAGCGACAGCCTTGAAATGCCCGACTACATCAATGTCAGCGAAGCGCCGCCGGTCATCGTCCCTGAGATCTTCTTCGAGCCCCAGAACGCATCTGTCGACGTGGGCGGCACGGTCGAATACGCCCTGATCCTCAACACGGCCCCTGACGGCCTTGCCGGGTACACCCTGAACGTGGACTCCGGGACCGAAGGTGTCGCCGAGATCGTCAATGTCTCCTATCCTGACTGGGCGATGCCGACCAACACCTCGGCACTGCCTGACACGACCGTGGAGATAAAGGCCGGCGACATGATGGACAATATCACGGCCGGGGCCACGAATGTCAGTCTCGCAAACATAACGGTCCTCGGTGTTATGGAGGGCCAGGCCAACCTCAGCGTCGAAGTCGTCAGGATGACGGCCGACGGAGGAGGACCGATCATGCCCGACATGATGACCGCTGCGATCAACGTGACGCCGATAGCGACGCCACCCACGCCGTTCCCGGGATACGAGAACCCGCCGACAGACCCGAATAACGACGGGAAGTACGAGGACGTCAATGGGAACGGGGAGATCGAGTACGACGACGTCATCGCCCTCAACACCAACATGCAGTGGGTCGAGGAGAACAACCTGGTGCCTCTCTTCGACTTCAACAACAACGGCAAGGTCGACTATGACGACATTGTCATGCTCTTCGACATGATCTAA
- a CDS encoding HAMP domain-containing sensor histidine kinase, which produces MNIPGILPGKNSSFHKNLLICVLFIIVFVIALLSSISYIEAQNELIDKNLLLKEETEISVTQWMTLVDQGLKMYDDTLNTQMIEGFRGFIDEYERTGRDPAQMDLIALKERLGGTMDLYMINSTGVIEYSTYAPEVGLNFKNVPYFYEYITDLRKGDSFSADRVVREQSTGAIRKYAYMPSPDHRYLFELGLVPDQLKDRKLGLSYVKTAEALKNLNPDLESIRIFDTMGKVVGNRSYVPDPLQKTRVMKALAGRESDVYPDPGQKKEYRYLYVDLYDPEYASDMSMVIELTYTTAPMERKLAGLFFSHLTIALLAILGSVLVSYGVVSYISRPVSEVVEDIDRIARGDFDHRIRHTNGIEFCRLEDSINAMVASLKENIQRAKESEDALKKTNENLEEIIGRRTAALTEANEEANLYLDIMSHDINNTNTVALGYAQMLLMHLVEKERYQADRIRQSIIRSSEIIQNVATIRLIHQKNFPLERVDLDAMIREAIDHHPEAAIHYEERKVTVCADTLLPEVLSNLIGNAVKFMDGQGEVFVRVEEEEREVRVSVEDTGSGIPDEMKGVIFTRFRKGTNKRSGKGLGLYIVRSLVERYGGRVWADDRVPGEPGLGAAVRFTLRKAPDERQE; this is translated from the coding sequence ATGAACATACCAGGAATTTTACCGGGAAAAAACAGTTCCTTCCATAAAAATCTCCTGATCTGCGTCCTGTTCATTATCGTCTTCGTCATCGCTCTCCTCTCATCAATTTCGTACATCGAGGCGCAGAACGAACTCATCGACAAGAACCTGCTCCTCAAGGAAGAGACCGAGATCAGCGTCACGCAGTGGATGACCCTCGTCGACCAGGGACTCAAGATGTACGACGATACCCTGAACACGCAGATGATAGAGGGTTTCAGAGGGTTTATCGACGAGTACGAACGCACGGGGAGAGACCCTGCACAGATGGACCTCATCGCGCTGAAGGAGAGACTCGGCGGGACGATGGACCTGTACATGATCAACAGCACGGGGGTCATCGAGTACAGCACCTACGCGCCTGAAGTCGGCCTCAACTTCAAGAATGTCCCCTACTTCTACGAATACATCACAGATCTCCGCAAAGGAGACTCATTCTCTGCCGACCGGGTGGTGCGGGAGCAGTCGACCGGGGCGATCAGGAAATATGCCTACATGCCCTCGCCCGACCACCGCTACCTCTTCGAACTGGGCCTGGTCCCCGACCAGTTGAAGGACCGGAAGCTCGGGCTTTCCTATGTCAAGACCGCCGAGGCCCTCAAGAACCTCAACCCCGACCTCGAAAGCATCAGGATCTTCGACACGATGGGGAAGGTCGTCGGGAACAGGAGTTATGTGCCGGACCCCCTCCAGAAGACGCGGGTCATGAAGGCACTTGCCGGGAGAGAGAGCGACGTCTACCCCGACCCCGGGCAGAAGAAAGAGTACCGCTACCTGTACGTCGACCTCTACGATCCAGAATATGCCTCAGATATGAGCATGGTGATCGAACTCACCTACACGACCGCCCCCATGGAGAGGAAACTGGCAGGCCTCTTTTTCTCGCACCTGACGATCGCCCTCCTCGCGATCCTCGGCAGTGTCCTTGTCTCCTATGGCGTTGTCAGTTATATCTCCAGACCGGTCTCCGAGGTGGTCGAGGACATCGACCGCATTGCGCGGGGCGACTTCGACCACCGGATCAGGCACACGAATGGTATCGAGTTCTGCCGCCTCGAAGACAGCATCAACGCGATGGTCGCATCGCTCAAAGAGAATATCCAGAGAGCGAAGGAGTCCGAAGACGCACTGAAAAAGACAAACGAGAACCTCGAAGAGATCATCGGCCGCCGCACCGCCGCCCTCACCGAGGCAAACGAGGAGGCAAACCTCTACCTCGACATCATGTCTCATGATATCAACAATACAAACACCGTCGCCCTCGGGTATGCCCAGATGCTGCTCATGCACCTTGTCGAGAAAGAGAGATACCAGGCCGACAGGATCAGGCAGAGCATCATCAGGAGTTCGGAGATCATCCAGAATGTGGCAACGATCAGGCTGATCCACCAGAAAAACTTCCCCCTCGAAAGGGTGGACCTGGACGCCATGATCAGGGAGGCGATCGATCACCACCCCGAGGCCGCCATCCACTACGAAGAGAGGAAGGTGACGGTCTGTGCCGACACTCTCCTGCCCGAGGTCCTCTCGAACCTGATCGGGAACGCGGTGAAGTTCATGGACGGACAGGGCGAGGTCTTCGTGAGGGTCGAGGAGGAGGAAAGAGAGGTCCGCGTCTCGGTGGAGGACACGGGGTCCGGCATCCCGGACGAGATGAAGGGTGTCATCTTCACCCGCTTCAGGAAGGGGACGAACAAGCGGAGCGGGAAGGGTCTCGGTCTCTATATCGTGCGGTCCCTGGTGGAGAGGTACGGCGGCAGGGTCTGGGCCGACGACCGCGTGCCCGGAGAGCCCGGCCTCGGGGCGGCGGTCCGCTTCACCCTCAGGAAGGCGCCTGACGAGCGGCAGGAATAA
- a CDS encoding cation:proton antiporter, which yields MDPLLQVILVLVVAKVFGEIVERTGYPALIGEIGAGVLLGPSVLGLVAYGGAIEFFADIGIIALLFISGVQMNMKSFAASEKAAVSTALAGVGVPLALGILLGVFAGFSPVETLFVGIALSITSIGIAVRALIDLRRLDTPSGTTITGAAVIDDILGIVLLAVLTAVASGSGGAVVYTVAAGAAFILGSIFIGKRLLPYILVRARQSRTHEMPYSAAIAVALLMGWLSNLAGLHYAIGAFFAGLLLGDQIRNDRELFDGLADFAFGFFVTIFFASVGLLFEAGPEIVLSPLVLPLVAVAFAGKILGGYLGALPFLAHRAEALIVGIGLCPRGEITLVVAKVALLGGLITRPLFSAFMVTVIVTVVVTPALMAAAYRRWLPTGGRPP from the coding sequence ATGGACCCCCTGCTCCAGGTGATCCTGGTCCTTGTCGTGGCGAAGGTCTTCGGGGAGATCGTCGAGAGGACGGGCTATCCGGCCCTGATCGGGGAGATCGGCGCCGGGGTCCTGCTCGGCCCTTCGGTGCTCGGCCTCGTGGCGTATGGCGGGGCCATCGAGTTTTTTGCCGATATCGGGATCATCGCGCTGCTCTTCATCAGCGGGGTCCAGATGAACATGAAGTCCTTTGCGGCCTCGGAGAAGGCGGCCGTCTCGACGGCGCTCGCGGGGGTCGGCGTGCCTCTCGCCCTCGGCATCCTCCTCGGGGTCTTTGCCGGTTTTTCTCCTGTGGAGACGCTCTTTGTCGGCATCGCCCTCTCCATCACCTCCATCGGGATCGCGGTGCGGGCCCTGATCGACCTGCGGCGCCTGGACACGCCGTCAGGGACGACGATCACGGGGGCGGCGGTGATCGACGATATCCTGGGGATCGTCCTCCTTGCGGTGCTCACCGCCGTCGCCTCGGGGAGCGGCGGGGCGGTGGTGTACACGGTGGCGGCGGGGGCGGCCTTTATCCTGGGGAGCATCTTTATCGGGAAGCGCCTCCTGCCGTACATTCTGGTCAGGGCGCGGCAGAGCAGGACGCACGAGATGCCGTACTCGGCGGCGATCGCCGTCGCCCTGCTGATGGGCTGGCTCTCCAACCTCGCCGGTCTTCACTATGCGATCGGGGCATTCTTCGCGGGCCTGCTCCTCGGCGACCAGATCAGGAACGACAGGGAACTCTTCGACGGCCTTGCCGATTTCGCGTTCGGATTTTTCGTGACGATCTTTTTTGCGTCCGTCGGCCTGCTCTTCGAGGCGGGCCCGGAGATCGTCCTCTCCCCCCTTGTCCTGCCCCTCGTCGCCGTCGCCTTTGCAGGCAAGATCCTCGGTGGCTACCTCGGGGCCCTCCCTTTCCTCGCACACCGGGCCGAGGCCCTGATCGTCGGCATCGGCCTCTGCCCGCGGGGGGAGATCACCCTGGTGGTGGCGAAGGTCGCCCTCCTCGGCGGCCTGATCACGCGCCCCCTCTTCTCGGCCTTCATGGTGACGGTCATCGTCACGGTCGTCGTCACCCCGGCCCTGATGGCGGCCGCATACCGGCGGTGGCTCCCTACAGGTGGCCGGCCACCCTGA
- a CDS encoding CBS domain-containing protein: protein MQPTDIPVTAVMAEVVTTIGPDTPLPEVFERFAAPGCTDLVVAGEDNRFLGFITALDLLAAVGPVVGVRSRKKTACLECLLRRDATAAADIMTRSHITVPAAATLREAMEAMERYRYPVLIVVDGDGVAVGRLEVCMIVAHLRVAGHL from the coding sequence ATGCAGCCCACCGACATCCCTGTCACCGCGGTCATGGCAGAGGTCGTCACCACCATCGGCCCCGACACCCCCCTGCCCGAGGTCTTCGAGCGCTTCGCCGCACCGGGCTGCACCGACCTCGTCGTCGCCGGGGAGGACAACCGCTTCCTCGGGTTCATCACCGCCCTCGACCTCCTCGCCGCCGTCGGGCCGGTCGTCGGGGTGCGGAGCCGGAAAAAGACCGCGTGCCTGGAGTGCCTCCTCAGGCGCGACGCCACGGCGGCCGCCGACATCATGACGCGGAGCCACATCACCGTCCCGGCCGCGGCCACCCTCAGGGAGGCGATGGAGGCGATGGAACGCTACCGCTACCCCGTCCTCATCGTCGTCGATGGGGACGGCGTCGCCGTCGGCAGACTCGAAGTCTGCATGATCGTCGCCCACCTCAGGGTGGCCGGCCACCTGTAG
- a CDS encoding type II toxin-antitoxin system HicB family antitoxin produces MYRYLIVIEKTEGNYSAYSPALPGCVATGKTREEAEEKMQVAIETHVRGLIEDDLPVSEPQSFASYVTVQ; encoded by the coding sequence ATGTATCGATATCTCATCGTTATCGAAAAGACGGAAGGGAACTATTCGGCATATTCTCCTGCCCTGCCGGGGTGCGTGGCGACAGGGAAGACGCGGGAGGAGGCGGAGGAGAAGATGCAGGTCGCCATCGAGACGCATGTCAGGGGACTGATCGAAGACGATCTCCCGGTGTCCGAGCCGCAGTCGTTCGCGTCCTATGTGACCGTGCAATAA
- a CDS encoding DUF3307 domain-containing protein encodes MDPLTKMSLAFFFSLVISNLLVDFVLQPDRWVADKTKNKWHSSYLYIHGALAGVLAFVPSLYFCGWILAIGVFIIVCLTHFIIDGFKAHLNDTDGNSATYKDVRLFFVDQTLHILVLILIWWCICGLNPAPSNLYFDDVTIYNVIVILLGYLIVLWPGGVFIGKLMGYIELKANKEKKGIEDDGLKNAGTYIGYLERFLILSFILVDQYTAIGFLVGAKAIFRYTDKRDISEYILTGTLLSYSVAILVGTGVVYLLNLA; translated from the coding sequence ATGGATCCCCTGACAAAGATGAGTTTAGCCTTTTTCTTTTCATTGGTTATTTCTAATCTTCTGGTTGATTTTGTTCTTCAACCAGATCGCTGGGTTGCGGATAAAACCAAAAATAAATGGCACTCGTCTTATCTTTACATACACGGTGCCCTTGCCGGCGTCCTCGCTTTTGTACCGTCTCTTTATTTTTGTGGTTGGATTCTGGCGATAGGGGTCTTTATCATCGTCTGCCTCACCCATTTCATAATTGATGGTTTTAAGGCACATTTGAACGATACAGACGGGAATTCCGCGACATACAAGGATGTCCGTCTTTTTTTCGTAGACCAGACGCTCCATATTTTGGTGTTGATACTGATATGGTGGTGTATCTGTGGCCTCAACCCGGCACCGTCGAATCTGTATTTTGATGATGTCACGATCTACAACGTGATCGTCATCCTTCTTGGGTATCTCATTGTCCTCTGGCCGGGGGGCGTCTTTATCGGGAAACTCATGGGTTATATTGAATTAAAGGCGAACAAAGAGAAAAAAGGAATCGAGGATGACGGGTTAAAAAATGCAGGGACATATATCGGTTATCTCGAACGTTTTTTGATACTCTCCTTCATTCTCGTGGATCAGTATACGGCCATAGGATTTTTAGTGGGTGCGAAGGCAATATTCCGGTATACTGATAAAAGAGACATTAGCGAATACATTCTCACCGGGACGCTGCTAAGTTACAGCGTTGCAATACTTGTCGGGACGGGTGTTGTATATCTGTTAAACCTCGCCTGA
- a CDS encoding helix-turn-helix domain-containing protein, which translates to MADRWIYGVLTGDIIKSTKLKDKYGDELIAFIRNTLEDAGKNNIKPYSIFRGDSFQGITGNPENALEDAILIRLALISSKYSGNLRQDHLDARVAAGIGTVDYLPEDRPVSEGDGEAFRNSGPELDRMKNDRKKLVVKTPWAGINEEFEIYCAFLDRSFDSITPKQAEALVYLFKGLSQQEIAEKSGVSQSAISHRIKKTDYDIIKKIIARYQRKIREALNLESNSRDLKIKIDNLA; encoded by the coding sequence ATGGCCGATAGGTGGATCTACGGGGTTTTAACAGGCGATATAATCAAATCAACAAAATTAAAGGATAAATATGGCGACGAGTTGATCGCGTTTATTAGAAATACTCTCGAAGACGCAGGAAAAAACAATATAAAGCCATATTCAATTTTCAGAGGGGATTCATTCCAGGGCATAACAGGAAATCCGGAAAACGCTCTTGAAGATGCAATTCTCATACGACTTGCCCTCATTTCGAGCAAATATTCCGGGAATCTCAGGCAGGACCACCTCGATGCAAGGGTGGCAGCAGGCATCGGCACCGTCGACTACCTCCCTGAAGACAGGCCAGTCAGTGAAGGGGACGGGGAGGCATTCAGAAACTCCGGCCCCGAACTGGACAGGATGAAGAACGACAGAAAAAAACTGGTCGTGAAAACTCCATGGGCCGGTATCAATGAAGAGTTCGAGATCTACTGTGCCTTTCTCGATCGCTCTTTCGATTCTATTACACCCAAGCAGGCAGAGGCACTGGTCTATCTCTTCAAAGGATTGTCACAGCAAGAGATTGCCGAGAAATCAGGAGTATCACAATCCGCAATCTCGCATCGGATCAAAAAGACCGATTACGACATCATAAAGAAGATCATAGCCAGATATCAACGCAAGATCCGGGAAGCATTGAATTTAGAATCAAATTCCAGAGATCTAAAAATAAAAATCGATAACCTTGCCTGA
- the fdhD gene encoding formate dehydrogenase accessory sulfurtransferase FdhD has protein sequence MFRKIPCIRFDGEGFETIAHDVVEELPVALFVNGRHAMTAMMSPGNFEDFVVGYLFTEEIIKGPEEIESIKVEKNRVSVLTTNPFKSIGTKKTILSGCGGSVSYIDTEKLPRVRSDLTVTPAEVLGAVQSVLTSELHTATGGVHIVALLDREKVIAVAEDIGRHNALDRVIGYGLRNGVDFSLTYVVSSGRISSEMVRKCLVANIPLIVSRGATTSLAVETAEKTGLTVVGFARGGKLNIYSHPGRVEGADQKTE, from the coding sequence ATGTTCAGAAAAATACCCTGCATCCGTTTTGACGGCGAAGGATTCGAGACGATCGCTCACGACGTCGTGGAAGAACTTCCTGTGGCCCTCTTCGTCAACGGGAGGCATGCGATGACTGCGATGATGAGCCCGGGCAACTTCGAGGATTTTGTCGTCGGCTATCTCTTCACCGAAGAGATCATAAAAGGGCCCGAGGAGATCGAGTCGATCAAGGTCGAGAAGAACAGGGTGAGCGTCCTGACGACGAACCCGTTCAAGTCCATCGGGACAAAGAAGACGATCCTTTCGGGCTGCGGGGGGAGCGTCTCGTATATCGACACGGAGAAACTCCCGAGGGTCCGCTCCGACCTGACGGTCACGCCCGCCGAGGTCCTCGGCGCCGTGCAGTCGGTCCTCACCTCGGAGCTCCACACGGCGACAGGCGGCGTCCACATCGTCGCCCTGCTCGACCGCGAGAAGGTGATCGCGGTCGCGGAGGATATCGGCAGGCACAATGCCCTCGACCGGGTGATCGGCTACGGCCTCCGGAACGGCGTCGACTTCTCCCTGACCTATGTCGTCTCGTCGGGCCGCATCTCCTCGGAGATGGTCCGCAAGTGTCTTGTCGCGAACATCCCCCTGATCGTCTCCCGCGGTGCGACGACCTCCCTTGCCGTGGAGACGGCGGAGAAGACCGGGCTCACGGTGGTGGGGTTCGCGCGGGGGGGAAAGTTGAACATCTACAGCCATCCCGGCCGGGTTGAGGGTGCGGATCAAAAAACAGAATGA